Proteins from one Bombyx mori chromosome 1, ASM3026992v2 genomic window:
- the DnaJ-17 gene encoding uncharacterized protein LOC101744278 codes for MDEEGESILLEDNYYQLLNVSKTASLEEINSAYRRFSRMFHPDKHSTDPNKQKWAEQIFNKVKEAYEVLSDSHKRAIYDTLGKRGLEVDGWEVIFRTRTPREIREEYERLKREREERRLQQSANPRGTITLSINATDMFTKYYDEYEIMEETTVIPNIEVSGMTIQQSIDAPVTLRNTMTLSGNISTQNGIGTGSINMCNRHLSSEKGWTEVECGIGNGPLLGVKLFRTLSRLMFLNCGTVLQFTSRGISPSFVSTLALQLDAHSVGYLTYRAGNQGSSMTSIYVRDSEKYHSNTAIQIGNPHSFISFNVMRKLPQHDLKLRLAVKFGTFGAIAEYGAEKKVSQNSSVSAAVMLGVPSGVMLKLKWTCSSQTIVVPIHLCEEVMPSPVFYATVVPLVSWMILKKIVLDPIARERQERERQRSMEANFERLQEMQRQARATVELMRETYSRIRSHEDKKKGLVILKALYGKLPADTSSHVIPEQTGDGVSPESPSPYSDVIDVTIPVQCLVKDSRLELLEASKSELPGFYDPCVGEDKHLTVQYMFHNNLHCCTVPDNQAIVLPRNNHRIKNRS; via the exons ATGGATGAAGAAGGCGAAAGCATTTTACTTGAAGATAATTATTATCAGCTTCTAAATGTATCAAAGACG GCTTCTTTAGAAGAAATCAATAGTGCATATCGTCGTTTCTCTCGAATGTTTCATCCAGACAAACATAGCACAGATCCCAACAAACAAAAATGGGCTGAGCAGATATTCAACAAAGTGAAAGAGGCTTATGAAGTTTTATCTGATTCACACAAAAGGGCCATATATGATACACTAg GAAAACGAGGTTTAGAAGTAGATGGTTGGGAGGTTATTTTCCGCACACGCACTCCTAGGGAAATAAGAGAAGAATATGAGAG GTTAAAACGGGAACGTGAGGAACGTAGGCTCCAGCAGAGTGCCAACCCTCGTGGCACAATCACACTCTCCATCAATGCCACAGATATGTTTACAAAGTATTATGatgaatatgaaataat GGAAGAAACTACAGTGATCCCTAACATTGAAGTGTCAGGAATGACAATTCAACAATCCATTGATGCTCCAGTAACACTTCGAAATACAATGACTCTGTCAGGAAACATATCAACTCAGAATGGAATAG GTACTGGTTCAATAAATATGTGTAACAGGCACCTTAGCTCAGAAAAAGGCTGGACAGAAGTTGAATGTGGAATAGGAAATGGTCCTTTACTAGGTGTAAAATTATTTCGTACATTGTCTAGACTTATGTTTCTAAATTGTGGCACAGTGTTACAGTTTACATCAAGAGGAATTTCACCTAGCTTTGTTTCTA CATTAGCTCTTCAGTTAGATGCTCACTCAGTGGGTTATTTGACATACCGAGCTGGAAACCAAGGCTCTTCAATGACTTCAATCTATGTGAGGGACTCGGAGAAATATCACAGCAACACTGCAATCCAGATTGGCAATCCGCATTCATTTATATCTTTCAATGTGATGAGGAAATTGCCCCAACATGATTTGAAGCTGAGACTGGCTGTAAA attTGGGACATTTGGTGCAATAGCTGAGTATGGTGCGGAAAAGAAAGTGTCACAAAACAGTAGTGTGTCAGCTGCAGTTATGTTGGGTGTTCCTAGCGGGGTTATGCTCAAACTCAA gTGGACATGTTCATCACAAACTATAGTAGTGCCAATCCATCTGTGTGAGGAAGTGATGCCGTCACCAGTTTTCTACGCAACTGTAGTTCCATTAGTATCATggatgatattaaaaaaaatcgttctgGATCCTATTGCAAGAGAGCGTCAGGAACGAGAGAGACAACGTTCTATGGAAGCTAATTTTGAAAG ATTACAGGAGATGCAAAGACAAGCACGCGCTACTGTAGAACTGATGAGAGAAACTTATTCCAGAATTCGGTCCCACGAAGATAAGAAGAAAGGTCTCGTCATATTAAAAGCTCTATACGGAAAGCTACCGGCAG ATACATCGAGCCACGTGATACCCGAACAGACAGGAGACGGTGTATCTCCCGAATCGCCGAGTCCTTACAGCGATGTCATCGACGTCACAATACCCGTACAATGTTTGGTCAAAGATTCAAGGCTTGAACTTCTCGAGGCAAGCAAG TCGGAACTACCAGGCTTCTATGACCCGTGCGTTGGCGAGGACAAGCACTTGACAGTACAGTACATGTTTCACAATAATTTGCACTGCTGCACCGTACCTGACAATCAGGCCATCGTTCTGCCTCGCAACA ATCATCGGATAAAGAATAGATCCTGA